Proteins from one Pyrococcus kukulkanii genomic window:
- a CDS encoding methyltransferase family protein, with the protein MSFFGIVPRVSMFALPYALFALYLNFRFKLWFGLPVLGYIMLFLGLVLWLVCYSQVSRAYGERKLLTTGCYSRIRHPIYSIWGFLIIPGFSLIVGGFMLGLPVAYWLSMLKFIGDEERELEEMFGDEWREYARRTGRFLP; encoded by the coding sequence ATGAGCTTCTTTGGAATAGTCCCCAGGGTTTCGATGTTTGCCCTCCCCTACGCGCTCTTTGCCCTTTACCTTAATTTCAGGTTTAAACTGTGGTTTGGATTACCGGTCTTAGGTTACATTATGCTGTTCCTAGGGTTAGTTCTGTGGTTGGTATGCTACTCTCAAGTTTCTAGAGCTTACGGGGAGCGTAAACTCCTGACTACCGGATGCTATTCTAGGATTAGGCATCCTATCTACTCCATCTGGGGATTTCTGATAATCCCTGGGTTCTCCCTTATCGTTGGTGGGTTCATGCTTGGTCTGCCCGTTGCGTATTGGCTCTCCATGCTGAAGTTTATAGGGGATGAAGAGAGGGAACTAGAGGAGATGTTTGGGGATGAGTGGAGGGAGTATGCAAGGAGAACGGGCAGGTTCCTTCCTTAA
- a CDS encoding DUF2250 domain-containing protein, whose product MQGERAGSFLKLLPVHLYVLLHLKKAGVDYAKMMAKVSGLPVDLINDAIKDLMEAGFIERDPGSAIKRSKARFKKAFEVHKHHTYYRLSRKGELFLRSFDPREYFNSLFPNGWEVVRGLAECKSVNELNLDGERVKELKIYRFITEKGRKTEFFKVLTSFLSFR is encoded by the coding sequence ATGCAAGGAGAACGGGCAGGTTCCTTCCTTAAGCTCCTGCCGGTTCATCTGTACGTTCTTCTACATTTGAAGAAGGCTGGAGTTGACTACGCAAAGATGATGGCCAAGGTTAGTGGGCTTCCGGTGGATTTAATCAACGATGCAATAAAGGATCTCATGGAGGCTGGATTTATAGAGCGTGATCCCGGGAGTGCCATAAAGAGGAGCAAGGCTAGGTTCAAGAAGGCCTTCGAGGTTCACAAGCACCACACGTACTACAGGCTTTCGAGAAAGGGCGAGCTGTTTCTCAGGTCGTTTGATCCCAGGGAGTACTTTAATTCGCTATTCCCGAATGGATGGGAGGTGGTTAGGGGCCTAGCTGAATGCAAGAGCGTTAATGAGCTAAACCTTGATGGGGAGAGGGTTAAGGAGCTGAAGATTTATCGGTTTATAACCGAGAAGGGGAGGAAGACCGAGTTCTTTAAGGTTTTGACAAGTTTTCTCTCTTTTCGATAG